In Planctomycetaceae bacterium, a single window of DNA contains:
- a CDS encoding nitroreductase family protein, which translates to MTAIVNRRSVRKYLPKPIPPTVVQQMHDAMRAAPSASNFQPWHFIFIHDKAARESVARACNGQIWMAEAPVIVVACSMAEFAYKRMGGYGNSADVDVAIAVDHLTLAAVSQGLGTCWVGAFDETVVKRLVNIPPRVKIVVLTPLGYPASDDLIHPLEEGRRKSDGEIFSLDSYGVR; encoded by the coding sequence ATGACCGCTATCGTCAATCGTCGCAGCGTACGGAAATATCTGCCCAAGCCGATCCCGCCCACCGTGGTGCAGCAGATGCACGATGCGATGCGCGCCGCCCCGTCGGCGTCGAACTTTCAACCGTGGCATTTCATCTTCATCCACGACAAGGCCGCCCGCGAGTCCGTCGCCCGCGCGTGCAACGGGCAGATCTGGATGGCCGAGGCGCCGGTCATCGTCGTGGCGTGCAGCATGGCCGAGTTCGCCTACAAACGCATGGGCGGATACGGCAACAGCGCCGACGTCGACGTGGCCATCGCCGTCGACCACCTGACGCTGGCGGCAGTGTCGCAGGGTCTGGGCACCTGCTGGGTCGGGGCTTTCGACGAGACGGTCGTCAAGCGCCTGGTGAACATCCCGCCGCGCGTCAAGATCGTGGTCCTGACGCCCCTGGGCTATCCCGCCTCGGACGACTTGATCCACCCGTTGGAAGAAGGCCGCCGCAAAAGCGACGGCGAAATCTTCAGCCTCGACTCGTACGGCGTACGGTAG
- a CDS encoding transposase, whose protein sequence is MSTRAYSEINFHVTWHVKDDEPILCDEVEAQLQRFLQTKAAATSKIYFHVVGGTDTHVHIVFSQEPDLLTSTFIGELKGASAHFINHQILNRKALEWQSGYGIVCFGSSHLPWVADYVRNQRQRHAKGDIHERLERTEPEERDKPAEAG, encoded by the coding sequence ATGTCAACGCGAGCTTATAGCGAAATCAACTTCCACGTCACGTGGCACGTCAAGGATGATGAGCCGATTCTGTGTGACGAGGTCGAGGCACAACTGCAGCGGTTTCTCCAGACCAAGGCCGCGGCGACGTCGAAGATCTACTTTCACGTTGTCGGAGGAACCGATACTCACGTGCATATTGTCTTTTCCCAGGAGCCCGACCTCCTGACCAGCACGTTTATCGGCGAATTGAAAGGCGCCTCGGCGCACTTCATCAATCACCAGATCCTCAACCGCAAGGCCCTGGAGTGGCAAAGCGGATATGGCATCGTTTGCTTCGGCAGCAGCCACCTTCCGTGGGTGGCGGATTATGTGCGGAATCAGCGTCAGCGACATGCCAAGGGCGATATCCACGAGAGACTCGAGCGTACCGAGCCCGAAGAGCGGGATAAGCCCGCTGAAGCGGGCTAA